From one Physeter macrocephalus isolate SW-GA chromosome 18, ASM283717v5, whole genome shotgun sequence genomic stretch:
- the TNNI2 gene encoding troponin I, fast skeletal muscle — protein sequence MLQIAATELQEEESRREKEKESYLSEHCPPLHTPSSMAEVQELCQQLHAKINVAEEEKYDMEVKVQKSSKELEDMNQKLFDLRGKFKRPPLRRVRMSADAMLKALLGSKHKVCMDLRANLKQVKKEETEKERDLRDVGDWRKNIEEKSGMEGRKKMFESES from the exons agccggcgggagaaggagaaggagagctACCTGTCGGAGCACTGCCCACCGCTGCACACCCCCAGCTCCATGGCCGAGGTGCAG gagctCTGCCAGCAGCTGCACGCCAAGATCAACGTGGCCGAGGAGGAGAAGTACGACATGGAGGTGAAGGTCCAGAAGAGCAGCAAGGAG CTGGAGGACATGAACCAGAAGCTGTTTGACCTGAGAGGCAAGTTCAAGAGGCCCCCGCTGAGAAGGGTGCGCATGTCGGCCGACGCCATGCTCAAGGCGCTGCTGGGCTCCAAGCACAAGGTGTGCATGGACCTGAGGGCCAACCTCAAGCAGGTCAAGAAGGAGGAGACCGAGAAG GAGCGGGACCTGCGTGACGTGGGAGACTGGAGGAAGAACATCGAGGAGAAGTCGGGCATGGAGGGCCGCAAGAAGATGTTCGAGTCCGAGTCCTAg